The sequence below is a genomic window from Massilia oculi.
CACCAGCGACGAGCACCTGCTCGCGCTGGAAGCGGCCGACCGGATCCGCAAGACGGCGCGCGCGCAAGGGTACACCGAGCGCGACGTGCTTACGGTCGAGCGCAGTTTCAAGTGGGGCGAGCTGCTGGCTGCCAACCAGGCGCTGTCGCTGTTCGGCGACAAGAAGCTGATCGAGCTGCGCATCCCGACCGGCAAACCCGGCAAGGACGGCAGCGCCGCGCTGCAGAGCTACGCGAAAGACCTCAGCCCCGACAACCTCACCCTGATCACCTTGCCGAAGCTGGACTGGCAGACCGCCAAGTCGTCGTGGGTGACGGCGCTGCAGCAGGCGGCGGTCTATATCGAGATCCCGAACGTCGAACGCGCCCACCTGCCTGGCTGGATCGGCCAGCGCCTGTCGAACCAGGGCCAGGGCGCCGAGCGCCAGAGCCTGGACTTCATCGCCGACCGGGTCGAGGGCAACCTGCTGGCGGCGCACCAGGAAATCCAGAAGCTGGGGCTGCTGTACGAACCGGGCAAGCTCAGTTTCGAGCAGGTTCACGACGCAGTGCTGAACGTGGCGCGCTACGACGTGTTCAAGCTGTCCGAGGCGATGCTGGGCGGCGACCCGGCGCGCCTGGCGCGCATGCTCGAAGGCCTGAAGGGCGAGGGCGAGGCGCTGCCGCTGGTATTGTGGGCGGTGTCCGAAGAGATCCGCACGCTGCTAAAATTAAAGACCGGCATGTCGCAGGGACGCCCGCTGGGCGCGCTGCTGAAGGAATACCGGATCTGGGGACCGCGCGAGCGGATGATGGAACCGGCGCTGCGCCGCGTGTCGCTTGGCACGCTCGAGGCGGCGCTGCAGGACGCGGCGCAGGTCGACCGCATGGTCAAGGGCTTGCGCGCGAAGGGCTTCGCGGGCGATGCGTGGGATGCGATGTTGCAGCTGGCGTTGAAGGTGGCGCGCTAGGGAAGCACTGCTTTATTCTGGCGGGAGAGAATCGGTCACGAAAAATGTGCCCGGCAAGGCGCAAACCGCAGCGATACCCCGTGGTATCGCGAGGATTTGCAACGCTGCAGGGTGCATTTTCTCGTGGCCGATTCCCCGCCATGAATAAAGCAGTGCTTCCCTAAGGCAGCCGCTCTCGATACGGATGTGCATCGCTCGGCGCGCCTGATCGATAACGCAACGGGAATCACGATGGACATCACCGCACACATGCACCAGCTGGGCCGCCAGGCCCGGGCCGCCTCGCGCGCCATGGCGCGCGCCAATACGGCCACCCGCAACCGCGCATTGGAACTGATCGCCGCCGCCATCGAGCGCGATGCCGACAGCCTGCGCGCCGCCAACCAGAAGGACCTGGAAATGGCGCAGGCCGCCGGCCTGGCCCCTGCCTTGATGGACCGCCTGGCGCTGTCGGACGGCGCGATCGCCACCATGGTCGCCGGCCTGCGCCAGATCGCCACCTTGCCCGATCCGGTCGGCGAGATCTCGAACATGAAGGTGCGTCCGAGCGGCATCCAGGTCGGCCAGATGCGCGTGCCGCTGGGCGTGATCGGCATCATCTACGAGGCGCGCCCGAACGTGACGGTCGACGCGGCGGGCCTGTGCATCAAGAGCGGCAATGCCGCCATCCTGCGCGGCGGTTCGGAAGCGATCCACTGCAACCGCGCGCTGGCGACGCTCGTGGCCGAGGGCCTGGCGGGCGCCGGCCTGCCGCAGGATGCGGTGCAGGTGGTCGACACGACCGACCGCGCTGCCGTCGGCGCCCTGATCACGATGCCGGAGTACGTGGACGTGATCGTCCCGCGCGGCGGCAAGGGCCTGATCGCGCGCCTGATGAAGGAAAGCACGGTGCCGATGATCAAGCACCTGGACGGCATCTGCCACGTCTACATCGACGACAAGGCCGACGTCGAGAAGGCGCTGGCGGTCGCGTTCAACGCCAAATGCCACCGCTACGGCACCTGCAACACGATGGAAACCCTGCTGGTGGCGCGCGGGATCGCGCCCACCGTGCTGCCGCGCCTGGCCGCGCTGTATGCGACGAAGGAGGTCGAGCTGCGCGCCGACCCGGAGGCGCGTGAGATCCTGGCCGGCTATCCGCACCTGGCCGCCGCGCTAGAAGAAGACTGGGCGACCGAATACCTGGCTCCGATCCTGGCGGTCAAGGTGGTGGCCGACATGGATGAGGCGATCGACCACATCACCGCGTACTCGTCGAAGCACACCGAGGCCATCGTCACCGAGGACTACACGAGCGCCATGCGCTTCCTGCGCGAAGTAGACTCGGCCTCGGTGATGGTGAATGCCTCGACCCGCTTCGCCGACGGCTTCGAATACGGCCTGGGCGCCGAGATCGGCATCTCGAACGACAAGCTGCATGCGCGTGGGCCGGTCGGGCTGGAAGGACTCACGTCGCTCAAGTACGTCGTGTTCGGGCACGGCGAAGTTCGTCAATAACCATAACAAGGAACCGCATGTACCTCTGGATCAAAGCCCTGCACATCGTCTTCATCGCCTCGTGGTTCGCCGGCCTGTTCTACCTGCCGCGCATCTTCGTGAACCTGGCCCAGGAAACCAACCCGGCCGCGCTGGAACGCCTGCAGGGCATGGCGCGCCGCCTGTACCGCTTCACCACGATCCTGATGGTGCCGGCGCTGCTGCTCGGCCTGTGGCTGGCGATGATGATCGGCATGAAGCACGGCTGGCTGCACGCGAAGCTGGTGCTGGTGGTGCTGGCGATCGGCTACCATCACGCCTGTGGTTCGATCCTGAAAAAATTCGAGCGCGGCGTGAACACGCGCAGCCATACGTGGTTCCGCTGGTTCAACGAAGTGCCGGTGATCCTGCTGCTGGTGATCGTGATCCTGGCGACCGTCAAGCCGTTCTGACGTAGTATGCGCAGAGTGTGGCGGGCTTTCTCGCGCTACGCATGAACGTCATCCCCGCCCGCGCGGGGATGACGTCTTGAAGCAGGTGGCTTTAAATAATCAAACGGTCAGCCACTGACGTGGCTGACGCGTTGTCAACACAGTTTCATCAACGGACAAAGGGTACCCCTCATGGCCTCATATTTTTGCCCATGCCCGCGCGGCATGGAAGCGGCGCTGGCCGAAGAACTGGGCGAGATCGCCCGACTCTCCACCACCTTCAAGGTGCACAACCAGGTGCCGGGCGGCGTGCACTGCTCGGGCACGATGCAGGACGCCTGGCTGGTCAACCTGCATTCGCGGATCGCCTCGCGCGTGCTGATGCGGATGGGCCAGCGCAGCTACAGCAACGAGAACGACATCTACGACCTGGTGCTCGAGCAGCCCTGGGAAGACTGGTTCGGCCCCGACCACACGATCCGCGTGGACGTCACCGCCGTCAAGTCGCCGCTCAAGAGCCTCGAATTCACCACGCTCAAGATCAAGGACGCGATCTGCGACCGCTTCCGCGACCAGTACAACAAGCGTCCCTCGGTCAACACGCGCGAGCCGGACATGCGCATCGTCGGCTTCCTCGACCAGCGCAACTTCATCATCTACCTCGACACCTCGGGCGAAGCGCTGTTCAAGCGCGGCTGGCGCGAAGAGACGGGCGACGCGCCGCTGCGCGAGAACCTGGCCGCGGGCCTGCTGCGCGTCTCGGGCTGGAAGCCGGGCGTGCCGCTGTTCGACCCTATGTGCGGCTCGGGCACGATCCTGGTCGAGGCGGCCCAGATGGTGCAGGGCATCCCGCCCGGCGCGCGCCGCCGCTTCGCCTTCGAACAGTTCGCCGACCACGACCGCCAGGCCTGGGCCGACATGAAGGCCGCGATCAAGCCGAACCCGCTGCCGAACGAGCCGACCATCTTCGGCTCCGACATCTCGGGCGATATGGTCGCCATGACGCGCCATAACCTGAAGGTGGCCGGCATCCTGTTCGAGGTGCCGCTCAAGCAGATCGAGGCCCAGCACGTGTCGGCGCCGACCGCGCAACCGGGCATCCTGCTCACCAACCCGCCGTACGGCGAACGGATCGGCGTGCGCGGCGACAGCACCGTGCCGCAGGACGAGATGGCGCTGGGCTTCTACTCGGCCTTTTCCACCACGCTCAAGCAGCGCTTCGCCGGCTGGACCGCCTACCTGTTCACCGCCGACCTGGGATTGCCCAAGATGCTGCGCCTGAAGGAATCGCGCAAGACGCCGTTCTTCAACGGCGCGCTCGAATGCCGCCTGTTCCGCTTCGACATGGTGGCCGGTTTCAACCGTCGCGAAGAAGCAAAACCAAAGCAGGACTGACCTGGACTGACGATGCTGCCGCCAACCGACCCGCCCGATCTTCCGAAGGACCCCGTCACCCCGGTTCCGCTCCCCACTCCCCACAAGATCGCGATGCTGTCGGCCGGCGGCCTGGCGACCCTGCTGGCGGCCCTGTCGATGCTGGGGCCGTTCTCGATCGACGCCTACCTGCCGGCCTTCCCGCAGATCCAGGCCGAGCTGGCGGCGACCCCGCTCGAGGTGCAGCAGACCCTGACCGCCTACATGCTGGCCTTCGCCGGCATGGTGCTGTGGCATGGCGCGCTGTCGGACGCCTTCGGGCGCCGCAACGTGATCCTGGTGGCGCTGGTGGTGTTCGCCGTCGCCACTTTCGGCTGCGCCTCGGCGTCCTCGGTGCATTACCTGTGGGTGTTCCGCATCATGCAGGGCGTGTCGGCGGGGGCCGGCGTGGTGGTGGGACGGGCCATCATCCGCGACCTGTATTCCGATACCGCGGCGGCGCGCCTGCTGTCGATGGTGACCATGATCTTCTCGATCGCGCCGGCCATCGCGCCGGTGGTGGGCGGCTGGATCGTGCTGTGGTTCGACTGGCGCGCGATCTTCCTGGCCCTGTGCCTGTACACCGTGCTGCTCGGCTGGTTCTGCTGGAAGCACCTGCCCGAGACCATCCCCGCACCGAAGCGCCAGCCGTTCAACCCGCGCTTCCTGGCCAAGAGCTATGGCGCCATCTTCAGCTCCTTCCTGTTCCACATGAAGGCCGGCGTGACCGC
It includes:
- the holA gene encoding DNA polymerase III subunit delta; this encodes MQLRLEALDGHLGKGLAPLYVITSDEHLLALEAADRIRKTARAQGYTERDVLTVERSFKWGELLAANQALSLFGDKKLIELRIPTGKPGKDGSAALQSYAKDLSPDNLTLITLPKLDWQTAKSSWVTALQQAAVYIEIPNVERAHLPGWIGQRLSNQGQGAERQSLDFIADRVEGNLLAAHQEIQKLGLLYEPGKLSFEQVHDAVLNVARYDVFKLSEAMLGGDPARLARMLEGLKGEGEALPLVLWAVSEEIRTLLKLKTGMSQGRPLGALLKEYRIWGPRERMMEPALRRVSLGTLEAALQDAAQVDRMVKGLRAKGFAGDAWDAMLQLALKVAR
- a CDS encoding glutamate-5-semialdehyde dehydrogenase, with the translated sequence MDITAHMHQLGRQARAASRAMARANTATRNRALELIAAAIERDADSLRAANQKDLEMAQAAGLAPALMDRLALSDGAIATMVAGLRQIATLPDPVGEISNMKVRPSGIQVGQMRVPLGVIGIIYEARPNVTVDAAGLCIKSGNAAILRGGSEAIHCNRALATLVAEGLAGAGLPQDAVQVVDTTDRAAVGALITMPEYVDVIVPRGGKGLIARLMKESTVPMIKHLDGICHVYIDDKADVEKALAVAFNAKCHRYGTCNTMETLLVARGIAPTVLPRLAALYATKEVELRADPEAREILAGYPHLAAALEEDWATEYLAPILAVKVVADMDEAIDHITAYSSKHTEAIVTEDYTSAMRFLREVDSASVMVNASTRFADGFEYGLGAEIGISNDKLHARGPVGLEGLTSLKYVVFGHGEVRQ
- a CDS encoding THUMP domain-containing class I SAM-dependent RNA methyltransferase; the encoded protein is MASYFCPCPRGMEAALAEELGEIARLSTTFKVHNQVPGGVHCSGTMQDAWLVNLHSRIASRVLMRMGQRSYSNENDIYDLVLEQPWEDWFGPDHTIRVDVTAVKSPLKSLEFTTLKIKDAICDRFRDQYNKRPSVNTREPDMRIVGFLDQRNFIIYLDTSGEALFKRGWREETGDAPLRENLAAGLLRVSGWKPGVPLFDPMCGSGTILVEAAQMVQGIPPGARRRFAFEQFADHDRQAWADMKAAIKPNPLPNEPTIFGSDISGDMVAMTRHNLKVAGILFEVPLKQIEAQHVSAPTAQPGILLTNPPYGERIGVRGDSTVPQDEMALGFYSAFSTTLKQRFAGWTAYLFTADLGLPKMLRLKESRKTPFFNGALECRLFRFDMVAGFNRREEAKPKQD
- a CDS encoding CopD family protein encodes the protein MYLWIKALHIVFIASWFAGLFYLPRIFVNLAQETNPAALERLQGMARRLYRFTTILMVPALLLGLWLAMMIGMKHGWLHAKLVLVVLAIGYHHACGSILKKFERGVNTRSHTWFRWFNEVPVILLLVIVILATVKPF
- a CDS encoding multidrug effflux MFS transporter; its protein translation is MLPPTDPPDLPKDPVTPVPLPTPHKIAMLSAGGLATLLAALSMLGPFSIDAYLPAFPQIQAELAATPLEVQQTLTAYMLAFAGMVLWHGALSDAFGRRNVILVALVVFAVATFGCASASSVHYLWVFRIMQGVSAGAGVVVGRAIIRDLYSDTAAARLLSMVTMIFSIAPAIAPVVGGWIVLWFDWRAIFLALCLYTVLLGWFCWKHLPETIPAPKRQPFNPRFLAKSYGAIFSSFLFHMKAGVTALNFGGLFLYIAAAPVMLPESLGLGPSQFAWLFVPTVSGIFLGSLMANRLAGRMDFARQIRIGYFFMLGAVAFNVTYHAFLPPALPWTVAPMFFFTFGSSLIAPGATLLALDLFPHIRGTVASCQSFVSTLLGAIVAGVVAPMLSHSVLALAVGQMFFVLVSLAFWDTARRHRRKLRARGEHVP